The nucleotide sequence AGCACCGACCACCTGACGGTGATCCCGCAGGTCACCCCGCTGCCCCCGGTCCGCCTCCCCGGCGAGTACGCGGGCAGCGGCGACAGCCGGGCCCGCTCGGTGGCGGTGCACGGCGAGGACGACGCGGCCACCCGGGAGTACCGGATGGGTGACGACCTGCGCCGGGTGCACTGGAAGTCGACGGCCCGCACCGGCGAGCTGATGGTGCGCCGGGAGGAGCAGCCCTGGGAGAGCCGGGCCACCGTGGTGCTCGACACCCGCGCGGCCGGCCACCGGGGTGAGGGGCCGACGGCGAGTTTCGAGTGGGCGGTCTCGACGGCCGCCAGCATCGCGGTGCACCTGCGCCAGGCCGGCTACAAGCTGCGCCTGGTCACGGGCAACGGCGCGGACGTGGACGCCACCGAGGCCGGGGGCGAGGGCGTGCTCCTCGACCACCTCGCCGAGGTGCACCTCGACAAGCGCGGCGAGCTCGCCTCGCTGGTGCAGCAGGTGCGGCAGCGGGCCGACGGCGGCCTGATCATCGCGCTGCTCGGCACGCTGAGCACCGCCGAGGCCGAGCTGCTGGCCGGGCTGCGCAGCAGCGGCGCCACCTGCGTGGGCTTCCTGCTCGACAGCAACACCTGGCTGAACCTGCCGCCGAAGGCGCGGGCCGAGGCGGAGCACGCCCACGCCGCCGCAGTGCTCGCCCTGCTGCAGAGCGGCTGGCGGGTCATCGGGGTGGAGCACGGCAACCGGCTGCCGGTGCTCTGGCCGCAGGCGGCCCGCGGGTCGCAGGGCTTCGCGCTGCGGGCGGCGCTGGCCGAGACGGTGGCCGGAGGCGTGCGATGACCCGAAGGGTGGACCCGTGACCGCGCACCGCAACCTCGGCTTCGTCGCCGCGGCGGCGACCCTGCTGGCGGCGGCCCCGCTGTCGGCGATCTTCGAGCGGTGGACCTGGCTGATCCAGGCGGCCATCGTGGTCGCCGCGGTGGCCGGGGCGGCCGCGCTGAGCCGGCTGGGCCGGGCACCCCTGTGGGGTCAGGTGCTGGCCATGCTGGCCGGTCTCACGCTCGCCCTGACCTGGGTCTTCCCGGGCGGCACCGAGTTCTTCGCGTTCGTGCCGACCCCGGCCACCTTCGCCCACTTCGGTGACCTGCTGAACGCCTCGCTGTCGGACATGCGCTCCTACGGCGTGCAGGTGCCGGACGTGGACTCGCTGCTGTTCATCGCCGTGCTCGGCATCGGGGCGGTGGCCGTGGTGGTCGACGTGCTCGCCGTCGGGCTGCGCCGGCCCGCGCTGGCCGGGCTGCCCATGCTGGCCATCTACTCGGTGCCGGTCGCGGTCTACGTGGACAGCGTCCCCGCCACCCCGTTCGTGGTGGGCGCCTGCGGCTACCTGTGGCTGCTGGTCACCGACAACGTCGACCGCGTACGCCGGTTCGGCCGGCGGTTCACCGGTGAGGGGCGCGACGTCGACGTCTGGGAGGCGTCGCCGCTGGCCGCGGCGGGCCGCCGGCTCGCCGTGGTCGGTGTGGTCCTGGCGGTGGCCCTGCCGCTGGCGGTGCCCGGGATGACCGGCGGGCTCATGAGCGCCGTCGGCGACGGCACCGGCACCGGCAACGGGCGGCCGGGCCAGGGCGGCAGCCCCGGCCGGATCGACCTCTTCGCCGCGCTCAGCGGCCAGCTCAACCAGAGCGAGGTGACCGAGCTCGTCAAGGTGACCACCAACGAACCGGCCCCCTTCTACCTGCGCTTCGGGGTCGCCGACGAGCTGCTGCCGACGGGCTTCCGGGTGCGGGTGCCCTCGGGGAAGCCGGCCAACCGCAACCTGCCGGACCCGACGGAGCGCTCCGGCCGGGGCGTGACGCAGCAGCGGTACCGGGCCAGCGTCGAGGTGAGCAAGAACCTCACCATGCCGCTGCTGCCGGTCTACGCGGAGCCGGTGAAGACCGAGGACCTGAGCGGCAACTGGCTCTACGACGCGAACCGCCAGATCGTGTTCTCCAACCGGGAGAACTCCCGGGGCAAGCGCTACGCGTTCGACTACGTCCGCTCGACGTTCAGCCCGACGGCCCTGCGCGCGGCGCCGTCGCAGCCGGCCGACGACCCGGTGCTGGCGCAGCAGACCGTCACGCCGTCCGTCCGGGCGGTCGACCGGCTGGTCGACCAGCTGGTGAAGGGCCGCACGAACGACTACGACAAGGTCCGGGCGATCTACGACTACTTCTCGGTCGAGAACGGCTTCAGCTACTCGCTGGCCACCCGCAGCGGCACCAGCGGCGACGACATCACCAACTTCCTCAACACGAAGGTGGGCTTCTGCCAGCAGTACGCGGCGGCGATGGCCTGGCTGGTGCGGTCGGCCGGCATCCCGGCCCGGGTCGCGTTCGGCTTCACGAACGGCAGCAACTCCGGCGACGGCACCTACGTGCTGACGAACAAGAACCTGCACGCCTGGACCGAGGTCTTCTTCGGCGACATCGGCTGGGTGCCCTTCGACGCCACCCCGGCGGGGAGCGTGCAGGGGTCGGTCCGGTCGGCCTGGGCGCCGGACACCGACGCCCCCGAGGAGGTCACTCCCGTGCCGGGGAGCACGGCCGCTCCCGGCGGGGTCGACCCGTCGGCCGGCGCGGAGGACCCGGACCGTCTCGACAAGGACGCCGACCAGGGCCTGGCCGTCGGCGACGGCGGCCCGGCCCGGCAGAGCCCGGTGTGGCCGTGGTGGGTGGGCGGGGTGCTCGCCCTGCTGGCGCTGCTCGCGGTGCCGGCCCTGCGTCGTTCCGCGCTGCGCCGGCGCCGGCGCGCCCGGGCCAGCGTGCCCGCGGCGACCACCATGGCCGCCGTGCCGGGGCAGCGGGGCGAGGCCCGCGAGATCGTCGTCGGTGTGGACGCCGACCGGGCCCGCGCGGACGCGCACGCCGCCTGGGACGAACTGCTCGACACGCTTGTCGACTTCCACGTCCGGGTGGATCTGACGGAGACGCCCCGGACCACTGCCGAGCGGCTGACCCGGGAGACGCTGGCCGAGGACGCCGCCGCGGTGACCGGGGTCCGGCTGCTGGGCCGGGCCGAGGAGCGGGCCCGCTACGCCCGCGATCCGCTGACCGGCGAGGAGCTGCACCCGGCCCTGCGGTCGGTGCGCGGCGCCCTCGCGGCCCGGGCGAACCGGCGCACCCGGCTGCTGGCGGCGCTGCTGCCTCCGTCGGTGCTGCTGCGCTGGCGTACCGCCCTGACCGAGCGCTCGACCCGGCTGGTCACCACGACCGGGCAGGTGCGGCAGCGACTGTTGCGCTGGAACCCGCGTCGTCTCCTGGCGGGCCGGCCGGCCCGCTGACCCGGTTCCGCCCGCCGGCGCTCCCCCGCCGGCGGGCCGGACCGGGTCCCCGGAACTCCACCCACGGCGTCGACAGGCGCGTCGATCAAGAGGTTTGCGTCAGGAAACGGGCGCACGCCGACGCAAACCTCTTGGTCAACCCGGCGTGGGGCGTGCGCGAGGCGTGCGTGGGGCGGCGTGAGCTCGGGCGGATCGGGGCGTGCGGAAGCGGCCGCGCTCGCCGGTTGGTGCCCGGCGAGTCGCCGTCGCTACGGCCCGCCCGTTCAGGGGCGGGACGGGCTCAGCGGTGGCCCTCCGGGCGCTGCCGCCAGCGGTCCTCCATCCGGTCCAGGAAGGAGCCCCGGCGGCCGCTGCGGCCACGGGGACGACGACGGCTCGTCGTGCCGCCGACCACGTGCAGGTCGGGCGACTGGGATCGGCGGTGCGACTGCACCGCGTAGCCCAACGAGGCCAGCATGACGACGAAGCCCGCCACGGCCAGCGGGGGCGTCTTGATCACGGCACCGTAGATCAACAGGGCCAGACCAGCGATGACCACGCCGGCAGCGACGAGCACGCGACGCCGCGCGTGGAAACGCGGGTCGCTGGCGCGCACGGCCGAGGCGAACTTGGGGTCCTCGGCAAGCGACCGCTCGATCTGCTCGAACAGCCGCTGCTCGTGCTCCGAGAGCGGCACGGCACTCCTCCCCGGTCACGTTGGTCGGCCCGGACGGGCCGACAGACCGTGGCAGCCAACCGGCTGCTTACCCGCAAGTCTACGAGGGGGCTCGCGCGTCGGAAAGCGGGACGACCTACGGCCGGGTCGGTTTTTCCACTCGCCGGGGATCACGCTTCCCGAGAAGACTGGCCGGACCTATGACGGAACGCCCGAATCGGGCGGCCGCGGCGTCCGCGGCAGCCTCCGCCTCCCGCCATCCGCGCTCGGGCGCGCCCAGGGTGAGCTGCTGCGGCGTCTCCTCCGCCGCGGCCAGCCCCTCCATCCGGACCCCGACGAGGCGGACCGGCTCGCCGGGGGCCAGGGCGGTCCAGAGCGCCCAGGCCGTGTCGAACATCTCCCGGGCGGTGTCGGTGGGCACACCCAGCGTGCGGGAGCGGCTGACCGTGCGGAAGTCGGCCAACCGCACCTTGAGCGACACGGTGCGCCCGACCTGCCCCGCCGCGCGCAGCCGGGCGCCGGCCTTCTCGGCGAGAGCGAGCAGCGCGCGCCGGATCTCCGCCGGGTCGCTGACGTCGGTGTCGAAGGTGACCTCGGCGCCGATCGACTTCTCCACGTGCTCCGGGGTCACCCGGCGCGGGTCCCGCCCCCAGGCCAGCTCGTGCAGGTGGGCGGCGGACGCCTCGCCCACCGCCCGGCGGAGCAGGCCCGGCGGCGCCTCGGCCAGGTCGCCCACGGTGCGCAGGCCGAGCCGTTGCAGCGCCTCGGCGGAACGCTCCCCCACCCCCCACAGCGCACCCACCGGCAGCGGGTGCAGGAACTCCAGCACCCGGGCGGCGGGCACCACGAGCAGGCCGTCGGGCTTGGCCCGGGTCGAGCCGAGCTTGGCCACGAACTTGCTCGGCGCCACCCCGACCGAGCAGGTCAGCTCCTGCTCCTCGGCCACCCGGCGGCGGATCAGCCGGGCGATCTCGGTGGGGGTGCCGAAGAGCCGCCGGGCCCCGGCCACGTCGAGGAACGCCTCGTCCAGCGAGAGCGGCTCCACGAGCGGGGTGACGTCACGGAAGATGCGCATCACCGCCCGGGAGGCGGCCGAGTACTGCGTGAAGTCCGGTGGCAGGTAGACCGCGTGCGGGCAGAGCGCCCGGGCCCGGGCCGTGGGCATGGCGCTGCGGACGCCGAAGCGGCGGGCCTCGTAGCTGGCCGAGCTGACCACCCCGCGCGGGCCGATGCCGCCCACCACCACCGGCTGGCCGCGCAGCTCGGGGCGGCGGCGCACCTCCACCGAGGCGAAGAACGCGTCCATGTCGACGTGCAGGATCGGGCAGCCGGTGTCGTCGGCGTCCGGCCCGAAGCGCGGATCACCGCCCCGGGGCAACGACTGGCTGCGGCCCATCCCCGCAGGTTAGCCGCCCGGTCCGACAATCCCGCCCGGAGCGGGTCAGCCGCGGACGACCAGCAGCGGGATCGTCATCTCGGCCGCGGTGTCCGCGCCGTGGTACGCCACCAGCCGCGACGCCATCGGCGGCTCCGAGCGGGTGGCGACCACGGCGTACGTGTCGCGGCAGACCACCATCACGTCGCCGATCCGGCCCAGGTGCGCCTCCGGCACCGGCCCGAACCAGCCGGTGGCCACCGCCTCCTCCCGGGTCAGCACCCGGGCCGCGCCGTCCAGCACAGCCGACCAGGCGGCCACCACGTCGGCGGTGGCGCCCGGCTCGACGTGCAGGTAGCGGACCCGGGGCTCGCCGGCCACCACCCGGACACCGGCCCGCAGCCGGGGGTCGGTGTCCAGGTCGATCCGGTGCCCGTCGGGCACGTTCAGCTGCCCGTGGTCGGCGGTGACCAGCAGGGCGGCGTCCGGCGGCAGCCCGTCGACCAGCCGGGCGAGCAGCCGGTCCACCTCGGCGGCGGCCAGCCGCCAGGGCGCCGAGTCCACGCCGGTGAGGTGCCCGTGCCGGTCCAGGTCGGGGTGGTAGCCGGAGACCAGGGTCGGCCCCGGACCGGCGGCCAGGGCGGCGAGCATCCGCTCGGCGAGCGGGTCGGCGCCGGCCGCGCCCCGGTAGTCGCCGCCCCGGTTGGCAGCCAGGGTGAGGCCGCTGCCGGCGAACTCGGGGCGGCTGACCACAGTGACCGCCACACCGGCGGCGCGAGCGCGCTCGTACCAGGTCGGGACCGGCTGCCAGGCGAACGGCTCGGGGTCACCGGCCCAGTCGACGTGGTTGAGCACCCGGTCGGTGCCGGGCACCCGGACGGTGAAGCCGAGCACGCCGTGCGCGCCGGACGGGGTGCCGGTGCCGAGGCTGACCAGACTGGTCGGGGTGGTGGAGGGGAAGCCGGCGGTGAGCGGGACGCCGACCGTGGCGGCGAGCCCCGCGAGGGTCGGCGCGTACGGGGCGGCGGTGGGGATCTGGTACCAGCCGAGCCCGTCGACCAGCAGCACGGCGACCCGGCGCACCCCGGCCAGCCGGGGCGTCAGGTCGAGCAGGTCGGCGGCGCCGGGCACGCCGAGCAGCGCGAGCGCGCTGGGCAGCACGTCGGCCAGGCTGCCGCCGCCGTAGCGGGGCGCGACCCGGTCGAGCGGACCCACCGCGGGGCCGGTCATGCCGGGCGGCGGGCGAACAGGTGCAGCTGGGCGGCGAGGTCGCGGTACGGCGGCCGGGCGGCCAGGGCCCGTTCCAGCTCGACCAGGGCGGCCGGCTGGCCGTCCGCCACGGCGGCCGGGAGCAGGTCGGCGAGCACGCGTACCCCGTGGATCTCCTCGACGGTGAGCCCGGCGGCGGCGAGCAGCGCGGTGGCGCCGTCGGCGTCGTAGCGGCGGCGCAGGGTGTCCCGGGGGCCGGCGGTGCCGGCCGGGTCGGCGGCGAGCGTGGCCGCCACGTCCAGGTGGCCGTTCACGGCCCGGGCCAGCACGGCGGCGGCCCGGCCGGCGACCAGCACGCTGGCCGCGCCACCGGGGCGCAGGGCCGCGGCCAGCGCGGCGACCACCGGAGCGGGATCGTCCACGACCTCCAGCACCGAGTGGCAGAGCACCAGGTCGGCCGTTGCCGGCTCGACCAGCCCCGCGAGCGCGTCGCCGTCGCCCTGCACGGCGCGTACCCGCTCGGCGACCCCGGCCTCGGCGGCCCGGCGGGTCAGCGCGGCGAGCGCGTCGGGGCTGGCGTCGACCACGGTGACGCGGTGGCCGGCCTCGGCGAGCGGGACGGCGAAGCCGCCCGTCCCGCCGCCGACGTCGAGCACGGTGAGCCGTTCACCGGCCCGCCGGTCCAGCTCGGCCCGGAGCACCGCCCAGATCACGGCGGTGCGGGGGGTGAGGGTTCGGGTCAGCTCCACGCCGCCGAGCCTAGTCACCCCCGGCCCTCAGGTCAGGACT is from Micromonospora terminaliae and encodes:
- a CDS encoding DUF58 domain-containing protein; amino-acid sequence: MRDGLRGLTTRGRSFLAAAVAAAISAAILGEKDLLRVAVLLAILPLLAAAYVGRSRYKLACNRSLEPHRVPVGASSRVVLRLQNLSRLPTGTLLLEDRLPYALGSRPRVVLERLGAHQASSVAYTVRADVRGRYEVGPLVIRLTDPFGLCELSRAFPSTDHLTVIPQVTPLPPVRLPGEYAGSGDSRARSVAVHGEDDAATREYRMGDDLRRVHWKSTARTGELMVRREEQPWESRATVVLDTRAAGHRGEGPTASFEWAVSTAASIAVHLRQAGYKLRLVTGNGADVDATEAGGEGVLLDHLAEVHLDKRGELASLVQQVRQRADGGLIIALLGTLSTAEAELLAGLRSSGATCVGFLLDSNTWLNLPPKARAEAEHAHAAAVLALLQSGWRVIGVEHGNRLPVLWPQAARGSQGFALRAALAETVAGGVR
- a CDS encoding transglutaminaseTgpA domain-containing protein — protein: MTAHRNLGFVAAAATLLAAAPLSAIFERWTWLIQAAIVVAAVAGAAALSRLGRAPLWGQVLAMLAGLTLALTWVFPGGTEFFAFVPTPATFAHFGDLLNASLSDMRSYGVQVPDVDSLLFIAVLGIGAVAVVVDVLAVGLRRPALAGLPMLAIYSVPVAVYVDSVPATPFVVGACGYLWLLVTDNVDRVRRFGRRFTGEGRDVDVWEASPLAAAGRRLAVVGVVLAVALPLAVPGMTGGLMSAVGDGTGTGNGRPGQGGSPGRIDLFAALSGQLNQSEVTELVKVTTNEPAPFYLRFGVADELLPTGFRVRVPSGKPANRNLPDPTERSGRGVTQQRYRASVEVSKNLTMPLLPVYAEPVKTEDLSGNWLYDANRQIVFSNRENSRGKRYAFDYVRSTFSPTALRAAPSQPADDPVLAQQTVTPSVRAVDRLVDQLVKGRTNDYDKVRAIYDYFSVENGFSYSLATRSGTSGDDITNFLNTKVGFCQQYAAAMAWLVRSAGIPARVAFGFTNGSNSGDGTYVLTNKNLHAWTEVFFGDIGWVPFDATPAGSVQGSVRSAWAPDTDAPEEVTPVPGSTAAPGGVDPSAGAEDPDRLDKDADQGLAVGDGGPARQSPVWPWWVGGVLALLALLAVPALRRSALRRRRRARASVPAATTMAAVPGQRGEAREIVVGVDADRARADAHAAWDELLDTLVDFHVRVDLTETPRTTAERLTRETLAEDAAAVTGVRLLGRAEERARYARDPLTGEELHPALRSVRGALAARANRRTRLLAALLPPSVLLRWRTALTERSTRLVTTTGQVRQRLLRWNPRRLLAGRPAR
- a CDS encoding DUF3040 domain-containing protein; amino-acid sequence: MPLSEHEQRLFEQIERSLAEDPKFASAVRASDPRFHARRRVLVAAGVVIAGLALLIYGAVIKTPPLAVAGFVVMLASLGYAVQSHRRSQSPDLHVVGGTTSRRRPRGRSGRRGSFLDRMEDRWRQRPEGHR
- a CDS encoding DNA polymerase IV; this encodes MGRSQSLPRGGDPRFGPDADDTGCPILHVDMDAFFASVEVRRRPELRGQPVVVGGIGPRGVVSSASYEARRFGVRSAMPTARARALCPHAVYLPPDFTQYSAASRAVMRIFRDVTPLVEPLSLDEAFLDVAGARRLFGTPTEIARLIRRRVAEEQELTCSVGVAPSKFVAKLGSTRAKPDGLLVVPAARVLEFLHPLPVGALWGVGERSAEALQRLGLRTVGDLAEAPPGLLRRAVGEASAAHLHELAWGRDPRRVTPEHVEKSIGAEVTFDTDVSDPAEIRRALLALAEKAGARLRAAGQVGRTVSLKVRLADFRTVSRSRTLGVPTDTAREMFDTAWALWTALAPGEPVRLVGVRMEGLAAAEETPQQLTLGAPERGWREAEAAADAAAARFGRSVIGPASLLGKRDPRRVEKPTRP
- a CDS encoding alkaline phosphatase family protein gives rise to the protein MTGPAVGPLDRVAPRYGGGSLADVLPSALALLGVPGAADLLDLTPRLAGVRRVAVLLVDGLGWYQIPTAAPYAPTLAGLAATVGVPLTAGFPSTTPTSLVSLGTGTPSGAHGVLGFTVRVPGTDRVLNHVDWAGDPEPFAWQPVPTWYERARAAGVAVTVVSRPEFAGSGLTLAANRGGDYRGAAGADPLAERMLAALAAGPGPTLVSGYHPDLDRHGHLTGVDSAPWRLAAAEVDRLLARLVDGLPPDAALLVTADHGQLNVPDGHRIDLDTDPRLRAGVRVVAGEPRVRYLHVEPGATADVVAAWSAVLDGAARVLTREEAVATGWFGPVPEAHLGRIGDVMVVCRDTYAVVATRSEPPMASRLVAYHGADTAAEMTIPLLVVRG
- a CDS encoding methyltransferase domain-containing protein, which translates into the protein MTRLGGVELTRTLTPRTAVIWAVLRAELDRRAGERLTVLDVGGGTGGFAVPLAEAGHRVTVVDASPDALAALTRRAAEAGVAERVRAVQGDGDALAGLVEPATADLVLCHSVLEVVDDPAPVVAALAAALRPGGAASVLVAGRAAAVLARAVNGHLDVAATLAADPAGTAGPRDTLRRRYDADGATALLAAAGLTVEEIHGVRVLADLLPAAVADGQPAALVELERALAARPPYRDLAAQLHLFARRPA